The following proteins are co-located in the Desulfomonile tiedjei genome:
- a CDS encoding 3-oxoacyl-ACP reductase, giving the protein MSKKRVALVTGAAKGIGLATSRILLANGNHVVMVDCNPIDAEGLLREDHLLRVTTAVVDVADLNAVRDLKERIEAEIEPVSVLVNNAGISPKRPDGSSSGILDVTENEWAQVIHINLTSVMLLCRLFLPAMKAGGFGRIVNLASLAGRTKSVVAGPSYMASKAGLIGLTRAIASEMGPFGITANCVAPGRILTDMARQAGPEVNLRYAEKIPVRRLGTPEEVGEAIAFLCGEQAGFINGAIIDINGGFFMP; this is encoded by the coding sequence ATGAGCAAAAAGCGCGTTGCGCTCGTAACCGGCGCCGCCAAGGGAATCGGTCTGGCAACGAGTCGCATTTTGCTGGCCAACGGCAACCATGTCGTGATGGTGGACTGCAACCCGATCGACGCTGAAGGGTTGCTCCGCGAAGATCATCTTTTGCGGGTGACAACCGCGGTCGTGGACGTTGCGGACCTTAACGCCGTCAGGGACCTGAAAGAGCGCATCGAAGCAGAAATTGAGCCGGTGTCCGTTCTGGTCAACAACGCCGGCATCTCGCCAAAGCGCCCTGACGGCTCCTCTTCCGGGATTCTCGACGTGACCGAAAACGAGTGGGCACAGGTCATACACATCAATCTTACCAGTGTCATGCTGTTGTGCCGGCTGTTCCTGCCCGCCATGAAGGCCGGCGGTTTCGGCCGCATTGTCAATCTGGCGTCGCTTGCCGGCCGGACCAAATCAGTGGTCGCCGGTCCGAGTTATATGGCCTCCAAGGCCGGGTTGATCGGGCTTACCCGCGCTATCGCCTCGGAGATGGGGCCGTTTGGTATAACAGCCAATTGCGTCGCGCCCGGGCGCATCCTGACCGATATGGCGCGGCAGGCGGGCCCGGAAGTAAACCTACGCTATGCTGAAAAAATACCTGTGCGGCGGTTGGGAACACCGGAAGAAGTCGGGGAAGCCATCGCCTTTCTTTGCGGAGAGCAGGCCGGATTTATTAATGGGGCCATTATCGACATCAATGGCGGTTTCTTTATGCCTTGA
- a CDS encoding tripartite tricarboxylate transporter substrate binding protein encodes MKSLFVFGVLVFAATGFALAAGFPDHEITLIVNYGAGGNTDGASRALGQGMEKALGKPVIVENRPGAFGTLGPSYVARQAADGYNVGVVTYSTIAITPHLMKVNYTIDNFDFIYGFGRYRYGVAVRSDSPYKTIKDLVAAARNGKSMFFGAPSAPNNLALFELGRLTGAKFEQVFYKSGAETVTALLGGQVEVIVQNPSDILPHVKSGKMRLLASASPVRWPELPDVPTVKEQGYPVEIDSWLGIAVPKGTPPDVIERLASAAGTTMMDSVVRDNLNRMGVDPANLSGKEYRDTLKQGYEKMGSAIKAANLPRID; translated from the coding sequence ATGAAATCATTGTTTGTTTTCGGAGTGCTTGTCTTTGCTGCAACGGGATTCGCTCTGGCCGCGGGTTTCCCGGACCACGAAATTACTCTGATCGTTAACTACGGCGCCGGCGGAAATACTGACGGGGCCTCGCGCGCACTGGGTCAGGGGATGGAAAAGGCGCTTGGAAAGCCGGTGATTGTAGAAAACCGGCCGGGGGCATTCGGGACCCTCGGACCATCGTATGTCGCGCGTCAGGCGGCAGACGGCTATAATGTGGGCGTCGTCACTTACTCGACCATAGCCATAACTCCACATCTTATGAAGGTAAACTATACTATCGATAACTTCGATTTCATTTACGGTTTTGGACGTTATCGTTATGGCGTGGCCGTGCGAAGCGATTCTCCGTACAAAACCATCAAAGATCTCGTAGCAGCGGCAAGGAACGGCAAAAGCATGTTTTTTGGCGCCCCGTCGGCCCCGAACAATCTTGCCTTGTTTGAGCTGGGCCGCCTGACCGGCGCCAAATTCGAACAGGTATTCTACAAATCCGGGGCGGAAACGGTCACCGCGCTACTGGGGGGGCAGGTAGAAGTTATCGTGCAGAATCCGTCCGATATTTTGCCGCATGTGAAAAGCGGAAAAATGCGTTTGCTGGCGTCCGCAAGCCCCGTGCGTTGGCCCGAACTGCCTGACGTGCCGACCGTGAAGGAGCAGGGCTATCCAGTGGAAATCGATTCCTGGCTCGGGATCGCCGTACCGAAAGGCACTCCGCCGGACGTGATTGAGAGGCTCGCCTCGGCGGCCGGCACCACAATGATGGACTCGGTGGTGCGCGATAACCTCAACCGGATGGGTGTCGATCCCGCAAACCTGAGCGGCAAAGAATACAGGGACACCCTCAAGCAGGGCTATGAAAAAATGGGTAGCGCCATCAAGGCCGCCAATTTGCCGCGTATCGACTGA